Proteins co-encoded in one Brassica rapa cultivar Chiifu-401-42 chromosome A02, CAAS_Brap_v3.01, whole genome shotgun sequence genomic window:
- the LOC103850837 gene encoding callose synthase 3: MSASRGGPDQGPSQPQQRRIVRTQTAGNLGESFDSEVVPSSLVEIAPILRVANEVESSNPRVAYLCRFYAFEKAHRLDPTSSGRGVRQFKTALLQRLEREHDPTLMGRVKKSDAREMQSFYQHYYKKYIQALQNAADKADRAQLTKAYQTANVLFEVLKAVNLTQSIEVDREILEAQDKVAEKTQLYVHYNILPLDPDSANQAIMRYPEIQAAVLGLRNTRGLPWPEGHKKKKDEDMLDWLQEMFGFQKDNVANQREHLILLLANVHIRQFPKPDQQPKLDDQALTDVMKKLFKNYKKWCKYLGRKSSLWLPTIQQEMQQRKLLYMALYLLIWGEAANLRFMPECLCYIYHHMAFELYGMLAGNVSPMTGENVKPAYGGEEDAFLRKVVTPIYEVIAMESQRSKKGKSKHSQWRNYDDLNEYFWSVDCFRLGWPMRADADFFYPHVDQPNTEKDGDNSKPAVARDRWVGKVNFVEIRSFWHVFRSFDRMWSFYILCLQAMIIMAWDGGQPSSVFGADVIKKVLSVFITAAIMKLGQASLDVILSFKAHRSMSLHVKLRYILKVLSAAAWVIILPVTYAYSWEDPPGFARTIKSWFGSAMHSPSLFIIAVVFYLAPNMLAGVFFLFPMLRRFLERSNYRIVMLMMWWSQPRLYVGRGMHESAFSLFKYTMFWVLLIATKLTFSYYIEIKPLVAPTQAIMRARVTDFQWHEFFPRAKNNIGVVIALWAPIILVYFMDSQIWYAIFSTIFGGIYGAFRRLGEIRTLGMLRSRFESLPGAFNDRLIPDGKNQQRKKGLRATLSHNFTEDKVPVNKEKEAARFAQLWNTIISSFREEDLISDREMDLLLVPYWADRDLDLIQWPPFLLASKIPIALDMAKDSNGKDRELKKRIESDSYMKCAVRECYASFKNVIKFLVQGNREKEVIEFIFAEVDEHIEKGDLIQVYKMSCLPSLYDHFVKLIKYLLDNNVDDRDHVVILFQDMLEVVTRDIMMEDSISSLVDSSHGGTWHGGMVPLEQQYQLFASSGAIRFPIEPVTEAWKEKIKRLYLLLTTKESAMDVPSNLEARRRISFFSNSLFMDMPAAPKVRNMLSFSVLTPYYTEEVLFSMHDLDTPNEDGVSILFYLQKIFPDEWNNFLERVKSNEEEIKESVELEEELRLWASYRGQTLTRTVRGMMYYRKALELQAFLDMAMHEDLMEGYKAVELNSENNSRGERSLWAQCQAVADMKFTYVVSCQQYGIHKRSGDPRAQDILRLMTRYPSLRVAYIDEVEEPVKDKSKKGNEKVYYSVLVKVPKSTDHSSLAQNLDQVIYRIKLPGPAILGEGKPENQNHAIIFSRGEGLQTIDMNQDNYMEEALKMRNLLQEFLTKHDGVRHPSILGLREHIFTGSVSSLAWFMSNQETSFVTIGQRLLANPLRVRFHYGHPDVFDRLFHLTRGGVSKASKVINLSEDIFAGFNSTLREGNVTHHEYIQVGKGRDVGLNQISMFEAKIANGNGEQTLSRDIYRLGHRFDFFRMMSCYFTTVGFYFSTLITVLTVYIFLYGRLYLVLSGLEQGLSTQKGIRDNTPLQIALASQSFVQIGFLMALPMLMEIGLERGFRTALSEFVLMQLQLAPVFFTFSLGTKTHYYGRTLLHGGAKYRSTGRGFVVFHAKFADNYRLYSRSHFVKGLEMMLLLVVYQIFGSAYRGVVAYLLITISMWFMVGTWLFAPFLFNPSGFEWQKIVDDWTDWNKWINNIGGIGVPAEKSWESWWEEEQEHLRHSGKRGIVVEILLSLRFFIYQYGLVYHLTITEKTKNFLVYGVSWLVIFLILFVMKTVSVGRRKFSASFQLMFRLIKGLIFLTFIAIIVILITLAHMTIQDIIVCILAFMPTGWGMLLIAQACKPVVHRAGFWGSVRTLARGYEIVMGLLLFTPVAFLAWFPFVSEFQTRMLFNQAFSRGLQISRILGGHRKDRSSRNKE; encoded by the exons ATGTCGGCTTCGAGAGGAGGTCCTGACCAAGGACCGTCCCAGCCACAGCAGCGACGGATCGTACGGACTCAGACCGCTGGTAATCTAGGAGAATCATTCGACAGTGAAGTTGTTCCTTCCTCTCTTGTCGAGATTGCCCCTATTCTCCGTGTTGCTAATGAGGTTGAATCTAGCAACCCTAGAGTTGCTTATCTCT GTCGGTTCTATGCATTCGAGAAAGCTCACAGGCTGGATCCTACTTCAAGTGGAAGAGGTGTTCGACAGTTTAAGACCGCTCTTCTACAGCGTCTTGAAAGA GAACATGATCCAACATTGATGGGGAGGGTTAAGAAAAGTGACGCCCGGGAGATGCAAAGCTTTTATCAGCATTACTACAAGAAGTACATCCAAGCTTTGCAGAATGCTGCTGATAAGGCTGACCG GGCTCAGCTGACAAAAGCATACCAAACTGCCAATGTCTTGTTCGAGGTGTTGAAGGCTGTTAATCTGACACAGTCTATTGAGGTTGACAGAGAG ATCTTGGAAGCTCAAGATAAGGTTGCTGAGAAGACACAGTTGTATGTCCACTATAATATCTTACCTCTGGATCCCGATAGTGCAAATCAAGCGATTATGAGATACCCTGAG ATCCAAGCTGCTGTTCTTGGTCTCCGCAACACTAGAGGTCTTCCATGGCCAGAAGGtcacaagaaaaagaaagatgaagacaTGCTTGATTGGCTTCAGGAAATGTTTGGCTTTCAG AAAGACAATGTGGCTAATCAAAGGGAGCACCTGATCTTGTTACTTGCCAATGTGCATATACGACAGTTTCCTAAGCCTGATCAGCAGCCAAAG TTAGATGATCAAGCACTGACGGATGTGATGAAGAAGCTCTTCAAGAACTATAAGAAATGGTGCAAATACCTTGGTCGAAAGAGTAGTCTTTG GTTGCCAACTATACAACAGGAAATGCAACAGCGCAAGCTATTGTATATGGCCCTATATCTTCTAATTTGGGGTGAAGCAGCGAACTTGAGATTCATGCCAGAGTGTCTCTGCTACATTTATCATCAT ATGGCATTTGAACTCTACGGTATGCTGGCTGGGAATGTTAGTCCCATGACTGGAGAAAATGTGAAGCCAGCTTATGGAGGCGAGGAAGATGCATTCCTGAGGAAAGTTGTGACTCCTATCTATGAAGTGATTGCCATG GAGTCTCAAAGGAGCAAGAAAGGCAAGTCCAAGCACTCTCAGTGGAGGAACTATGATGATCTGAATGAATACTTTTG GTCAGTTGATTGTTTCCGTTTAGGTTGGCCAATGAGAGCTGATGCTGATTTCTTCTATCCGCATGTTGATCAGCCCAATACAGAAAAAGATGGG GATAACAGCAAGCCTGCTGTGGCCAGAGATAGATGGGTGGGGAAAGTTAATTTTGTTGAGATTCGTTCCTTCTGGCATGTCTTTAGAAGTTTCGATCGAATGTGGAGCTTCTATATTCTGTGTCTTCAG GCGATGATTATTATGGCTTGGGATGGCGGACAACCAAGTTCGGTCTTTGGAGCTGATGTCATCAAGAAAGTTCTGAGTGTATTCATCACAGCAGCAATAATGAAGCTTGGACAAG CTTCTCTTGATGTGATCCTTAGTTTCAAAGCTCATCGAAGCATGTCACTACATGTTAAACTAAGATACATCCTGAAGGTGCTATCTGCTGCAGCGTGGGTTATTATTCTGCCTGTTACTTACGCTTACAGCTGGGAAGACCCTCCAGGATTCGCCAGAACTATCAAGAGTTGGTTTGGGAGTGCCATGCACTCACCTTCATTGTTCATAATAGCTGTGGTCTTCTACTTGGCGCCTAATATGCTCGCGGGAGTGTTCTTTCTTTTCCCTATGTTACGCCGGTTTCTTGAGAGGTCCAACTACAGAATTGTAATGCTAATGATGTGGTGGTCTCAG CCTAGACTCTATGTTGGCAGAGGAATGCATGAGAGCGCATTTTCCCTCTTCAA ATATACCATGTTCTGGGTGTTGCTTATTGCAACAAAGCTGACGTTCAGTTACTACATTGAG ATCAAGCCTTTAGTTGCTCCAACACAAGCTATCATGAGGGCCCGTGTGACAGACTTTCAGTGGCATGAGTTCTTTCCTCGTG CCAAAAACAATATTGGTGTCGTTATTGCTCTTTGGGCCCCTATTATTCTG GTGTACTTCATGGATAGTCAGATTTGGTATGCAATATTCTCCACAATATTTGGAGGTATATATGGTGCTTTCCGCCGCCTTGGAGAG ATTCGGACACTGGGAATGCTTAGATCACGGTTTGAATCACTGCCTGGAGCTTTTAATGACCGCTTGATTCCAGATGGAAAGAACCAGCAGAGGAAGAAGGGATTAAGGGCAACTCTATCTCATAACTTTACAGAGGATAAG GTACCTGTTAACAAAGAGAAAGAAGCTGCAAGATTTGCACAGTTGTGGAACACAATCATCAGTAGTTTCAGAGAGGAAGATCTTATAAGCGATAG GGAGATGGATCTGCTGCTTGTTCCATACTGGGCGGATCGTGATTTGGATCTCATACAGTGGCCTCCGTTTTTATTAGCTAGCAAG ATTCCAATAGCATTGGATATGGCAAAAGACAGTAATGGGAAGGACAGAGAGCTCAAGAAGAGGATTGAGAGTGACTCTTATATGAAATGTGCTGTCCGTGAGTGCTATGCTTCGTTCAAGAATGTCATAAAGTTTCTGGTTCAGGGAAACCGTGAGAAAGA GGTGATAGAGTTCATATTCGCCGAGGTTGACGAACATATAGAGAAAGGTGATTTGATTCAAGTGTACAAGATGAGTTGTCTCCCTAGCCTCTATGACCACTTTGTCAAgctgatcaaatacttg CTAGACAACAATGTGGATGATAGAGATCATGTTGTAATTCTCTTCCAAGACATGCTGGAAGTAGTTACAAGAGACATTATGATGGAGGATTCTATATCGAG CTTGGTGGATTCGAGTCATGGTGGCACTTGGCATGGGGGAATGGTCCCTCTGGAACAACAATACCAGCTGTTTGCATCTTCAGGTGCCATTAGATTTCCTATTGAACCAGTAACAGAAGCTTGGAAAGAGAAG ATCAAACGGTTGTATCTATTGCTGACTACTAAAGAGTCTGCAATGGATGTCCCCTCTAACTTGGAAGCAAGAAGGCGGATCTCTTTCTTCTCAAATTCATTGTTCATGGATATGCCTGCAGCACCGAAAGTTCGCAACATGCTATCATTTTC TGTGTTGACTCCATATTACACTGAAGAGGTCCTCTTTTCTATGCATGACCTGGACACACCAAATGAAGATGGTGTCTCGATCCTCTTTTACCTACAAAAGATTTTCCCAG ATGAATGGAACAATTTCCTTGAGCGGGTGAAGTCAAATGAAGAAGAAATTAAAGAGTCTGTTGAATTAGAGGAGGAACTTCGTTTATGGGCTTCATATAGAGGGCAGACTTTGACTAGAACAG tAAGAGGAATGATGTACTATCGAAAAGCATTGGAGCTTCAAGCATTCCTTGACATGGCTATGCATGAAG ATTTGATGGAAGGTTACAAGGCTGTAGAACTAAACTCTGAGAACAACTCAAGAGGGGAAAGATCACTATGGGCACAGTGCCAAGCTGTTGCTGACATGAAGTTCACATATGTTGTATCATGTCAACAGTATGGTATTCATAAACGGTCCGGTGATCCTCGCGCGCAGGATATATTAAGGCTTATGACAAG ATACCCTTCGCTCCGTGTTGCATATATCGATGAGGTTGAAGAACCAGTGAAAGACAAGTCGAAGAAAGGAAACGAGAAAGTGTATTATTCTGTGTTGGTTAAGGTGCCTAAGTCAACTGATCACTCCAGCCTTGCACAAAATCTTGACCAG GTTATCTATAGGATCAAGCTTCCTGGACCTGCTATTCTTGGAGAGGGAAAGCCAGAAAACCAAAATCATGCTATTATTTTCTCTCGTGGAGAAGGTTTACAGACAATTGATATGAATCAG GATAATTACATGGAGGAAGCGTTAAAGATGAGGAACTTGCTTCAAGAATTTCTCACAAAGCATGATGGTGTGAGGCATCCATCCATTCTTGGACTTAGGGAACATATATTTACTGGATC CGTTTCCTCCCTTGCTTGGTTCATGTCTAATCAAGAGACTAGTTTTGTTACCATTGGTCAGCGATTACTGGCAAATCCTTTGAG AGTCCGTTTCCATTATGGTCATCCAGATGTCTTCGATAGACTGTTTCATCTAACAAGAGGTGGTGTTAGCAAAGCATCCAAAGTAATAAACCTCAGTGAAGATATCTTTGCAG GATTCAATTCTACCCTTCGTGAAGGAAATGTTACACATCATGAGTACATCCAAGTAGGTAAAGGAAGAGATGTGGGTCTAAATCAGATCTCTATGTTTGAGGCCAAGATTGCTAACGGCAACGGAGAGCAGACATTAAGCCGGGACATTTACAGGCTTGGACACCGTTTTGACTTTTTCCGAATGATGTCGTGTTACTTCACCACTGTCGGCTTCTACTTCAGCACTCTG ATTACGGTTCTCACTGTCTACATCTTCCTCTATGGACGTCTCTACCTTGTCTTGAGCGGGCTCGAACAAGGACTAAGCACACAGAAAGGCATCCGAGACAACACACCTCTGCAAATAGCTCTCGCTTCACAGTCCTTTGTTCAGATTGGTTTCCTTATGGCTTTACCTATGCTCATGGAAATCGGATTAGAGAGAGGTTTCAGGACCGCCTTGAGCGAGTTCGTCCTCATGCAGCTTCAGCTAGCGCCAGTGTTCTTCACATTCTCTCtcggcacaaagactcactacTACGGAAGAACCTTACTCCACGGCGGCGCCAAGTACAGGTCCACAGGGAGAGGCTTCGTCGTCTTCCACGCCAAGTTCGCTGATAACTACAGACTCTACTCGAGAAGCCACTTTGTCAAAGGGCTTGAGATGATGCTGCTGCTAGTTGTGTACCAGATCTTCGGAAGTGCTTATAGAGGCGTGGTTGCGTATCTTCTGATCACCATATCTATGTGGTTTATGGTCGGGACGTGGCTCTTTGCTCCCTTCCTCTTCAACCCTTCGGGCTTCGAGTGGCAGAAGATTGTTGATGACTGGACTGATTGGAATAAATGGATAAACAACATCGGAGGTATCGGTGTCCCGGCTGAGAAGAGTTGGGAGTCGTGGTGGGAGGAGGAGCAAGAGCATCTCAGACATTCGGGGAAGCGTGGCATAGTTGTTGAGATCTTGTTGTCTCTGCGGTTCTTTATCTATCAGTATGGGCTTGTTTATCATCTCACGATTACAGAGAAGACTAAAAACTTTCTG GTTTATGGAGTATCGTGGCTGGTGATCTTCTTGATACTGTTTGTGATGAAG ACTGTTTCGGTTGGAAGGAGGAAGTTCAGTGCGAGTTTCCAGCTGATGTTCCGGTTGATAAAGGGGCTAATATTCTTGACATTCATCGCAATCATTGTGATACTGATCACACTTGCTCACATGACGATACAAGACATAATCGTCTGCATCCTTGCATTTATGCCTACAGGCTGGGGCATGCTCTTG ATTGCGCAAGCGTGTAAGCCGGTGGTGCATAGAGCAGGGTTCTGGGGATCAGTGAGGACGCTGGCTCGCGGGTATGAGATAGTGATGGGACTGTTGCTGTTCACGCCGGTGGCCTTCTTGGCTTGGTTTCCGTTTGTGTCGGAGTTTCAGACGCGTATGCTTTTCAATCAAGCGTTCAGTAGAGGTCTTCAGATCTCTCGTATCCTTGGAGGTCATAGGAAGGATCGTTCTTCTCGGAACAAGGAATGA